In the genome of Triticum urartu cultivar G1812 chromosome 5, Tu2.1, whole genome shotgun sequence, one region contains:
- the LOC125510418 gene encoding organic cation/carnitine transporter 7-like, which produces MEDGVSTYTVDEALVSMGFGKFQAFVLAYSGMAKISEAMEMMLLSFVGQSVHAEWGLSAQEESFITSVVFLGMLVGAYCWGLVSDNYGRRVGFNFTALVTGGAGLLSAFAPNYSSLIVLRFFVGVGLGGGPVLSSWFLEFVPAPNRGTWMVIFSAFWTIGTILEASLAWAVMPAFGWRWLLALSSLPSFALLLFYPLTLESPRYLCMKGRIADAVHVMETMARVNRVALPSGRLSAGNRVELHEMADSAESAQLVSARKTNSVDHASKPGIGGLNAILRLLSPNLIRSTLLLWTVFLGLAFLYYGLVLLTSELSHGNMICGSEGAVTVETTHSTDVNLYRNVFITSFGEVPGLILSAAIVDKFGRKLSMSLMLYVSCLCIAPLMFAQTESLTTVFLFGARICISASFIVLHIYAPEIYPTAVRATGVGFASSIARFGGILCPLVAVGLVHACHQTAAIAVFITVMLVSAVAVSYFPLETSGRKLSDHIAA; this is translated from the exons ATGGAGGACGGTGTGTCAACTTATACTGTCGATGAGGCGCTGGTGTCCATGGGGTTCGGAAAGTTCCAAGCGTTCGTGCTTGCCTATTCCGGGATGGCCAAGATCTCAGAGGCGATGGAAATGATGCTTCTGTCGTTTGTTGGGCAGTCGGTTCACGCTGAATGGGGCCTTTCTGCACAGGAAGAGAGTTTCATCACAAGTGTTGTATTTTTAGGGATGCTCGTAGGAGCATACTGTTGGGGCTTAGTTTCGGACAACTACGGGAGAAG GGTTGGGTTCAACTTCACAGCCCTTGTAACCGGTGGGGCAGGTCTTCTCAGTGCCTTCGCGCCAAACTATTCATCTTTGATTGTACTAAGATTTTTTGTTGGTGTTGGACTGGGTGGTGGACCAGTTCTATCTTCTTGGTTTCTAGAGTTTGTCCCTGCTCCTAACCGAGGAACTTGGATGGTCATCTTCTCAGCATTTTGGACCATTGGCACAATACTGGAAGCTTCGCTTGCTTGG GCTGTGATGCCAGCTTTTGGCTGGAGGTGGCTGCTAGCGCTCTCATCATTGCCATCATTTGCCCTACTACTCTTCTACCCATTGACACTCGAGTCACCAAGATACCTATGCATGAAGGGCAGAATAGCTGATGCAGTGCATGTTATGGAAACAATGGCACGAGTAAACCGTGTAGCTCTCCCTTCTGGACGGCTTAGTGCTGGCAATCGAGTGGAGCTCCACGAGATGGCAGATTCTGCAGAATCTGCACAGTTGGTTTCAGCTAGGAAAACCAACTCTGTCGATCACGCCAGCAAACCTGGGATTGGGGGCCTGAATGCCATCTTAAGGCTTTTGTCCCCAAATCTAATTAGATCGACTCTTCTTCTTTGGACTGTATTCCTCGGTCTCGCCTTCTTGTACTACGGTCTTGTTCTGCTAACCTCAGAGCTGAGTCATGGAAATATGATCTGTGGCTCAGAAGGAGCAGTAACAGTTGAAACAACCCACTCAACTGATGTTAATCTCTACAGGAATGTATTCATCACTAGCTTTGGAG AGGTTCCTGGCCTTATTCTGTCAGCCGCCATCGTGGACAAGTTCGGACGCAAGCTCTCGATGTCCTTGATGCTTTACGTCAGTTGCCTGTGCATAGCTCCTCTCATGTTTGCTCAGACGGAATCCCTGACAACCGTCTTCCTGTTCGGAGCGCGCATCTGCATCTCCGCCAGCTTCATCGTCCTGCACATCTACGCCCCTGAG ATATACCCAACTGCCGTGAGGGCGACAGGTGTGGGGTTCGCGAGCTCCATCGCCCGCTTCGGCGGGATCCTGTGCCCGCTTGTGGCCGTCGGCCTGGTGCACGCGTGCCACCAGACCGCGGCCATCGCGGTGTTCATCACGGTGATGCTCGTGTCGGCCGTGGCCGTGTCCTACTTCCCCCTGGAGACGAGCGGGCGGAAGCTGAGCGACCACATCGCGGCATAG